Within Romboutsia sp. CE17, the genomic segment TTAAGTGAAGCAAAGTTACTTGCTTGTCTATCTATTAAAAACTTATTTACTATATAAAGACCAGTGTAGAAAAATACATAGTTAAGCATTAAAGATGTAACAAGCTCATTAGCTTTATACTTAACCTTACACCACGCTGGTATACTACCAATTATACCGCCTATAAATCCTGCTATAACTATTGCTACCATTGGATGTATTCCACTTGGAAGTGGTATCATTATAGCCACTGCTGATGCTATAACTGCTCCTATGTAAAATGAAGCATCTGTTATCATAGAAAAGTTTCCTGATTTGAAAACTAAACTAATAGATAAACCTGTAAACATAAGTGGAACCATCATCTCAAGTACATTAAATAAGTATCTTTTTGAGCTTATAGGTCCTGTAAGTAGTGTTCCTAAAGCTTTCATTGGATTTTCACTAACCATAAATATAATTACTGTTGTTATTAAAAGGGCAATGCCTACTGCAACAAATAGCCTTAATAAGTCAAAGTATTTTAGTATATTAAATTTACTGTCTTTATGCATAATAAGCACCTCCAATTACATCATCACTATCATGCTTAACTCCTAGCATGTAAAGACCTAATTCTTCTTCTGTAACATTTTTAGCATCATCAATATAACCAACTATTTTACCTTCATGCATAACTATTATGCTATCACTTAAAGATAAAACTTCACCTAAATCAGAAGATATAAGAAGTATTGCTTTTTTAGCTTCTCTCATATCAAGTATCTTATGTCTTATAAACTCAATGGCTCCTACATCTATACCACGAGTTGGTTGGTTAACTATAAGAAGGTTTGGATCATACAAGAATTCACGACCAACTATAACCTTTTGAATGTTACCTCCAGATAAGTCCTTTATAGACTGCTTTGTATTGTCATGCTTTACTATAAATTCTTTTACTAACTTAGTTGTAAATTCTTTTACTTTATTAAGGTTTAATAAACCTTTATTATTTAATTCCTTAGATGCATATATTTTAGATATTGCATTATCTTCTATTGATAGATTTGGAGCACTACCAAAATGTAATCTATCTTCAGATACATGAGATATACCTAATTCTTGTCTTTTTAGTATAGATGCTTTAGTTATATCATCTTTGCCTAAAGTTATTTTTCCATTTACAATTTGAGTTGTACCTACAATAGCATTTACAAGTTCAGATTGTCCATTTCCTTCTATACCTGCTATACCTAGTATTTGTCCTTCTCTAACTGTAAAACTAACATCATCTACTACTACATTTTTAAATGAATTTTTAACAGTTAAATTATCTACTCTTAATACTACATCTCTAAAGTCTCTTTCTGTTTTTTCAATATTTAAATCTACATCACGACCAACCATAAGTTTTGATATTTCTTGTTCAGATAATTCACTAACTGAATAAGTTCCCATTGTTTTACCATCTCTTAGTACAGTTAATCTATCACAAAGTTCTTTTATTTCATGTAGCTTATGAGATATAAATATAATTGTATATCCTTGTTCTTTTAATAATTTTAATTGTTTAAATAGTTCTTCTATCTCCTGTGGTGTAAGTACTGCTGTTGGTTCATCTAGTATTAATATTTTAGCTCCTCTATATAAAGCTTTTAATATTTCTAGCTTTTGCTTCATTGCTATTGAAATGTCTTTAACCTTTGCTCTTGCATCAACTTTTAAATTATACTTTGTTGAAATTTCTTCTGTTTGCGCTATAGCTTCTTCAATATTTATAAATCCTGATTTTGATGTTTCATGACCTAATATTAAATTTTCTGCAACAGTTAAAGAAGGCACCAGCATAAAATGCTGATGCACCATCCCTATACCTTTATCTAACGCTTGTTTTGAAGATGTAAAGTTAACTTTTTCTCCATTTACAAATATATCTCCACTTGTTTGTGGTATCATTCCAAATAGCATTTTCATTAAAGTAGATTTTCCTGCACCATTTTCTCCTATAAGTGCATGAATTTCACCTTCATTAATAGCAATATTTACATTGTAGTTTGCAACTACACCACCAGGGTAGACCTTTGTTAAATTACTTACCTTTAATATTTCATTATTCATTTAACACACCCCGATTCTAATTTAATTATTTAGCATTTTTTATTATTTCTTTTAAATCAGCTTCATCCATACCTATAGCAGTATTAACTGTTATTTTTCCATCTTTTAATTGTTTTGAAATTTCACTTACTTTAGTTCTTATAGCTTCACTTACTGTTGAAGTATATATATCATTTTCAGCAAGTCCTACTGCATCTTCTTTTATTCCTAATACACTATGAGTATTAAATTCTAATGACTCATTTAAGCATTTATCCATTGTATCAAGTAGTGAGTTATCTATATTTTTTAATGCAGAAGATATTATATATTTTTGCTCTTCTTTTCCTTCATAAGCTAAAGCTTGGTCACTATCTACACCTATTACATATTTTTTTGCATCTTTTGCAGCTTCTATTGATCCTGCTGAAGCTGGTCCTGCTGCTGTGAATACTACATCTGCTCCATTTGAATATTGTGCTAATGTTATTTCTTTAGCTTTTGATGTATCTGTAAACGATCCTATATATGCTACTTCAACTTTAACATCTTTATCTATAAACTTAGCTCCTTCTATATATCCAACTACAGAGTCATTTATAACAGCTGATGTATCTCTAGCTCCTACAAATCCTATAACCTTTTCTTCATTAGCTAGTTCCATATCACTAGTTGTAACTAAAGCAGCTAATGCACCTGCTAAAAATCCTGCTTCATTTTGCTTATATGTCATTGAGTAAACATTGTCTAAGTCATATTCATCGTAGTTAACATCTGTATCATATACTATATATTTTTTATCTTTGTAAAGCTCTGCTGTTTCTTCAACATGTTCTTTCATGTCCCATCCACCAGTTATTATTATATCTGCATCTGATTCTGAAGCATCTATTAATGATGGCTCAAATTTAGTTTGATCAAATCCCATTTCTATAACTTTAACTTCAACCTTATCACCAAATTGTTCTTCTATCTTCTTTATACCTTCATTTGCCGAGTCATTGATAGCTTTATCTCCTAGAGCTCCTGTTACTAATAGACTAACCTTTACCTTATCGTCAGCTGAAACTGATTCTTTTGAATCACTACCACATCCAACTAAGAAAGTTGCACTAAGTCCCATTGCTAAAAAAGTAGCTAATATCTTTTTCTTAAACATATTTAATCCTCCACATTGTACACATTAGTTTTATTTGTATCATTTAATAATTTTATATATTCATCAAATGTAAGCTTTGGCTTATAATTTGATAATATCTCTTTTGTACGCTTGCCATCTTCTTTTAATAAATCTTTTACAGTCTCAATAAAATAACTTATTGGTAAATCATAAGCGATATAAGTGTCTTCTGTTCTAAAATCATTTCCATGAACTCTTCCAGCAAATCCTGATACTCCTATTTGAACAGTTGGAAGTAAGTATGATAAGTCACCAATATCTCCACTTGCAAAAGAATGACAATCTGAAAGTATCTTTTCTTCTTCCATAAACTTAAGCATATTGTCTTTTACAGCCTTTGTAAGATTTTCATCTTGGGTTAAAGGTAAATAACCACCTGTATTTGTTATTTCTAGATTTGCTCCAAGTGATAAAGCTCCACCTCTTAGTGCTCTATCAACCTTTTTATTAACATCAACTATTGCATCTAATGTTTTTGCTCTTATGTACATATCTATTACAACTTTATCAGGAACACTATTTACACTTGCACCACCTTCACTAATAACATAATGAAGTCTTATTGCATCTTCTTCTTTAAATGTTTCTCTTAAGTACGCAATTGCATTTAATGCTACATTAGCTGCATTTAATGCATTTATACCATCACATGGATTAAGACCGGCATGTGCTGAAATCCCTTTAAATGTAATCTTCTTACCTAAAAATCCATTTAGACTAGAATTTACTTCTCCATAATGATTGGTACCTGGTGGCATTGCATGAGCAGATAAAACTAAATCTACATCATTAAATGTTTTTAGCTTAATCATCTCCTGCTTTCCTGATATATAAGAAAGTTTATTTTCTTTTACTAGATTTTCTCTATAATCAAAATCACAATATTCTTCTGCTGGTGTTGCTATAAATGATACTTTACCACCAAGTTCTTCAAGTATATTCGATTCTTTTATAGCTAAGAATGTCCCTAACATCATACCTACTTGAGCATAATGACCACAAGAATGAGCGCAGTTATCTTTTTTCCCTAGAAATTCATGCTCTGTACTTGGCACTGAATCTAGCTCGCATAACAACGCTATATGAGGACCTTCTTTTTTAGATTCTATTGTAGCTTTTATACCAGTTATTGCTATATCATTTTTATAGTCTATATTATACTTATCAAGCTTTTTGCATATTAATTTATTAGTGTTAAACTCTTTAAATCCAAGTTCTGGATTTTTGAATATCTCTTCACTTAAATCAATCATTTCTTTTTTTAGCGACTCTAAAAGTAAATTATCCATAATCCACACTTCTCCGAACCTTTTTTATTTTTTTATTCATTTAATTCATTTTACTTATCTATTATATCAGTTTTTCATTTTTTTTCAATCTTTTCCAGATAATTTCAAGTTGAAATTTGTAATTTTTTGTAGTTCTTCACCTAATTATCGAACTTTAACTAAATTTTATTTCTTTATAATTCGTATTATTATAGCAATTATTACTTATATTTTTCTATATCATTTCATATATCATATTTTTAATAAATATTATATATGAATATTTATTTTGCTCATTTATTGTATACTATTTATTTGAATTATAACTAATTTAGATATTTTATCTTTACTTATATATATTTTTATGTTCTTAAGCATAAAAAACAAAGGCATCTCTATAGCATTATTTACTATATATCCACCTTTGCTTTTATACTTTTATTTATACATTACCTTTTACATAATCCAATTAACATTTTATAACTATCTTGCTTCTATCTTTAAAATATATATTCCTATTATTACTCCTAGTAAACTTAATAATATATTAGATAATATATTTATTATTCCTATAGCAAATTTATTTTCAATAAACAAAGAAACTGTTTCATAGCTAAATGTAGAAAAAGTAGTTAAACCACCCATTAATCCTGTGGTTAAAAATAACTTTAAGTTATCTGATATGTAATTTGTATTTATACTTAAGTTCATGATAAATCCTATCAATATACCTCCTAATACATTAACTACTAAAGTTCCTAGAGGAAATGCACTTTGAATATACTTATTACATAATAAAGATATTTCATACCTTGATATTGCTCCTATAAACCCTCCAAGTCCTACGCATAATAATGAAATCACTTATATCCCTCCTTTTAACTATGTTTATTATAGCATTTAATTGGCAATAGTTTTATATAAATAAATATCCTAATCACTCAATTTTCGATATTT encodes:
- a CDS encoding ABC transporter ATP-binding protein is translated as MNNEILKVSNLTKVYPGGVVANYNVNIAINEGEIHALIGENGAGKSTLMKMLFGMIPQTSGDIFVNGEKVNFTSSKQALDKGIGMVHQHFMLVPSLTVAENLILGHETSKSGFINIEEAIAQTEEISTKYNLKVDARAKVKDISIAMKQKLEILKALYRGAKILILDEPTAVLTPQEIEELFKQLKLLKEQGYTIIFISHKLHEIKELCDRLTVLRDGKTMGTYSVSELSEQEISKLMVGRDVDLNIEKTERDFRDVVLRVDNLTVKNSFKNVVVDDVSFTVREGQILGIAGIEGNGQSELVNAIVGTTQIVNGKITLGKDDITKASILKRQELGISHVSEDRLHFGSAPNLSIEDNAISKIYASKELNNKGLLNLNKVKEFTTKLVKEFIVKHDNTKQSIKDLSGGNIQKVIVGREFLYDPNLLIVNQPTRGIDVGAIEFIRHKILDMREAKKAILLISSDLGEVLSLSDSIIVMHEGKIVGYIDDAKNVTEEELGLYMLGVKHDSDDVIGGAYYA
- a CDS encoding BMP family ABC transporter substrate-binding protein, which gives rise to MFKKKILATFLAMGLSATFLVGCGSDSKESVSADDKVKVSLLVTGALGDKAINDSANEGIKKIEEQFGDKVEVKVIEMGFDQTKFEPSLIDASESDADIIITGGWDMKEHVEETAELYKDKKYIVYDTDVNYDEYDLDNVYSMTYKQNEAGFLAGALAALVTTSDMELANEEKVIGFVGARDTSAVINDSVVGYIEGAKFIDKDVKVEVAYIGSFTDTSKAKEITLAQYSNGADVVFTAAGPASAGSIEAAKDAKKYVIGVDSDQALAYEGKEEQKYIISSALKNIDNSLLDTMDKCLNESLEFNTHSVLGIKEDAVGLAENDIYTSTVSEAIRTKVSEISKQLKDGKITVNTAIGMDEADLKEIIKNAK
- a CDS encoding amidohydrolase, with amino-acid sequence MDNLLLESLKKEMIDLSEEIFKNPELGFKEFNTNKLICKKLDKYNIDYKNDIAITGIKATIESKKEGPHIALLCELDSVPSTEHEFLGKKDNCAHSCGHYAQVGMMLGTFLAIKESNILEELGGKVSFIATPAEEYCDFDYRENLVKENKLSYISGKQEMIKLKTFNDVDLVLSAHAMPPGTNHYGEVNSSLNGFLGKKITFKGISAHAGLNPCDGINALNAANVALNAIAYLRETFKEEDAIRLHYVISEGGASVNSVPDKVVIDMYIRAKTLDAIVDVNKKVDRALRGGALSLGANLEITNTGGYLPLTQDENLTKAVKDNMLKFMEEEKILSDCHSFASGDIGDLSYLLPTVQIGVSGFAGRVHGNDFRTEDTYIAYDLPISYFIETVKDLLKEDGKRTKEILSNYKPKLTFDEYIKLLNDTNKTNVYNVED
- the crcB gene encoding fluoride efflux transporter CrcB yields the protein MISLLCVGLGGFIGAISRYEISLLCNKYIQSAFPLGTLVVNVLGGILIGFIMNLSINTNYISDNLKLFLTTGLMGGLTTFSTFSYETVSLFIENKFAIGIINILSNILLSLLGVIIGIYILKIEAR